gtcaaaaaagaaaaaaggaaaaaataaaataaaaaataaaggaactcacttttctaaagaaaaataaaaaaatagtaggaGAATAAATCAAAAGCCCATAAAAGTCTTCCAATAATCGGATGTGAAGAGACGCATGTCCCACTCAATACCATAAATTCACTTCATATGTCTCTCTTTATTTGGGATCTTCCAGTTGGATTGGTCCAAAATTATTGCATGGTGGGAACTGGGAAACAAGCAAAATTTTTCCAATTGATGGGGTCTATAGTGGCCTATAATTTCTAAAGATGCTAACTTCTAATTTCTAAAGAAATATTCCTGATGCCTCATTGTATAATATATAGTATTTTTGTTTTCCCAGTTTCATACtaggaaattgaaaattgaaacaccTTAATTGAAAGCCATAGCATTTGTAtatgccaaaaagaaaaagaaaaagcttatATGAGTGATAGTATCTTATCTCTGTTACATGTCACAGAACTGATGCAGTGATTTATTTTACTCCCAAAATGATTTCCAGGTGTTCAAATACTCCAACTACAAGACTACAATTACCACTAATGCCGATTCTTTATTTTTGATTCAAATCACATGCAATGCAAGGATATTCCAATTAAATGATGACATAACATTTGGGTTATATTAATACAGGCATATTGGCCTACAGCAGAGCGAGGACCTTCTTCTATGTGTACTATGTGTTCAAGACCCTCACCGCAATGATTTGTGAAGGAAGCGTTCATTGCCTTTCCCTTGCTTATGTGGTAATTAAACTAAATCCTTCTGAGCTCAATTCCAATTATGACAATTGAGATGGAGCATAGTTACAGTTAAAACCTTAGCCAAACACTAGGTTATCATCAGAACATTCAGCATTAGATTTTCTGAGTATTTCATGAGTAGGGAGTGAAATAATTCAACCAAAGACTGAAACACCACTtccttatataataataataataataataataataataataataaatcttatatatcAATTCATAATCCTTGCTTAGCCAAAAACTAacattaaaaaatcataatccTAGAGTTATTATCAATTTCTGGTTTTGATCTTCCTGGATTTTATATTTTAGCCCTTAGGATAACTAGACAGTGGGATAATGTGGATGTAGAACTAGAACCTGATTTcactttatttcattttcttttgggccgaaaacccacaaaaattaTATAGCTAACCTTAAAGCCCGTTCTACTTAGGGGTGGGAATCATGCACAAGCCGTTTTGTAGTTTGTAATGTGtacattgaaaattttgtaatgatGGGCTTGGAGTCACCCGAATTAAATGTTAAACTAACCTTTTATGGGCCTGGAGAAATTAAAAGACTAAATATATGGACTGAGCGTCAACAATTCACACCACCAAACTGTAATTGTTGATTCTGTTAGACCCAGCTTGATGACCCACATGCAATTTTGAGGTCCAGTTAGTAGAAGAAAAGCCTGTTGCTaaatatttacttatatttttttccataCTTATATTCTCAAATTTTGGACATGTGTCCGTAGCATACCATACCATGTTCAGTGCACTGCACATAATCTTAACcccaaattttattgcaaacaTCATGcacatcattttttttgattgaaactttgaattctttGATCAGTTGATCTGTAAAAACAAGTGTACAGATATTCCCTCCATAATCCAGTAGAAACTAGAAAACGAGTACACTAACTTCTACATAAACAAGTAACAATACAACGTTGTAATTTTAAGTTTGAATGTAAATTGTGCTTTGAATCTTCAGGCAGATAATGTTCCAGAAGGACAACGAGCTTCGTCATTCGGAATATTGTCAGGGATCGGATCAGCTGCATTCGTTTGCGGAACCCTGTCCACTCGTTTTCTCTCCACTGCTTCTACATTTCAGGttcagatttttctttttctctatcaaAACAACCTCATTATAGTGTACACATATTGAACTTCCTTGTTATTATTAGGTTGCGGCCTCCGTGGCAGTTGTGGCAGCTGTGTACATGAGAATTTTCCTCCCTGATTCAATCGCAGACGACGCTCTTTCTGTCCCAATACTGTCAAAGGAAAAACTCAATGTTGTAAAATCAAAATCAGATGGAGGTTCAGCTCCCAAGACTGTGCAGATTTTTAAACCAATGCCTTCTTTTGAGGATATGCTCTCCTTGCTCAAGACTAGGTCTGTGAATTTAGTTACTCTTTTATTAGTAGTGTTTCAAGTTTGAACACAGTGAAGAGaggaaatttcttttacatataGTCTTTTTATGTCTAGCAAGCTGAAGTTGGTACGAAATGGTGAacttaatcatttaactataatTTTAACACTATTTTTCATGTGTGTGCCTAAACTCCCAGTTAATAAGTGGAGCCCAACACGtgagatttttaatattttaaatatgagGCAGAGTAAAGTTAGGAATTGAACTTAAGATCTCCTGCTCTAACAATTAAACATGGAATTACAGCAAGAAGTCCTAAGTTCAATCATTGTCTTCTCTACTCTAAAACATGTGCTTTAACTTTTCTTCTTTGAGAtaattttacttatatatatgtacttGAATTGCAGCTCAACATTTTCCCAAGCTGCAATTGTTGCGTTTTTCAGCAGTCTTGCAGATGTTGGTCTTCATGCTTCTATGATGGTACTTCTCCAATTCCATGAATTAACTATGTGTTTAGATTGACTTATTTGCTAAAAGTGGGTAAAAGTATAGTTGTATCTagaaaatgtgaggttttaaaaagtttatcaaTTTCAtgtgcttgattttttttaggctCACCTAAAGAGTCCCTAAagattattgatttttaaaaaattttaaggaatAGGTAAAGAAAGAATATGCTTTAAAATTTCTTAGTTTTTTGCAAAGCAAATGGTCTatataatcaaagaaaaatttatgcAAGTGAGCCTTGTGAGTATACATAAGAAGATGTAGcattgaaatttattattcccTTTGCAGTATTACTTGAAGGCCAGCTTTCACTTTAGTAAGAATCAGTTTGCGGACTTAATGGTCATAACTGGGATTGCCGGGACCATTTCACAGGTATGTCTCAGATTGTTTTGTTTCAGTGCTACTTGCATTCCTTTGTAACATTGGTGATATAACCTTAATTGATTTGGTTCTATCTAAAAATTGAAGTatggccaaaagaaaaaaaaaaatctaaaaatttggGCATTTGTGCAGTTGCTTCTCATGCCTATGTTAGTTCCTGCTCTAGGAGAAGAGAAGCTGCTTTCAATAGGACTCTTTTTTAGCTGTGCTCATGTAAGCATCTTGTCTCTCTGTTGTGATTCTCTTTCTCTTGCATTCCACATTGGCTTGACAATGAGTACTTCTGTCAATAGTTGGTATTGTCACCTACTTATTACACACAAGAAAAAGTAATCATAGCATCTGCATCAAGttctaatttattaatttatggtCTTCAATGCAGATGTTTCTTTACAGCGTTGCGTGGTCCTTCTGGGTATTTCTTTGCAACTTTACTGGCAAATACAAGTTTCTTTCCATTAATTTTGGAGAATTTGCCACATTCCATAATATGTACCAagattaattttcaaaattataccTGTTAGACTTATATGCTTTAGCTTACTTCTGTTATGTTGTAGTATGACAATATGGCTAACATTTTGAATGCTGATAGGTACCTTATGTCGCTGCTATGTTCTCCATATTGTTTGTTTTCTCCCAGCCATGtgtgagtttttattttctagtttCAATCTATAATATTTGATTGGATATAGTCTGTTgtctaaattattttaaaatttgcaGATGAGGAGCATTGTTTCTAAACAAGTTGGGTCATGCGAACAGGTATATTTCTGTAAGAGTTCCTGCAATCTTTTGGTTGATTggtatcaatttttatattatgcTGGCGTTAGGCTATTAACAACTATGCTGTACGtgaattttatttcttgaagtGAGTTTTTTAAAGATCTTGcccgaaaaaagaaaaaaagaaaaagaaaaagaagaaaaaaaagcagTCTGTGATGGACTAAATATGTG
This genomic stretch from Castanea sativa cultivar Marrone di Chiusa Pesio chromosome 1, ASM4071231v1 harbors:
- the LOC142644474 gene encoding uncharacterized protein LOC142644474, with the translated sequence MEKLSGLSHLFMTIFLHNFSTFMVIPAITDVAMTALCPGLDECSLAIYLTGFQQAIIGLGTLVMTPLVGNLSDKYGRKTLLTVPMILTIIPLGILAYSRARTFFYVYYVFKTLTAMICEGSVHCLSLAYVADNVPEGQRASSFGILSGIGSAAFVCGTLSTRFLSTASTFQVAASVAVVAAVYMRIFLPDSIADDALSVPILSKEKLNVVKSKSDGGSAPKTVQIFKPMPSFEDMLSLLKTSSTFSQAAIVAFFSSLADVGLHASMMYYLKASFHFSKNQFADLMVITGIAGTISQLLLMPMLVPALGEEKLLSIGLFFSCAHMFLYSVAWSFWVPYVAAMFSILFVFSQPCMRSIVSKQVGSCEQGMAQGCISGICSFANVVSPLAFSPLTALFLSDDAPFDFPGFSIMCIGFASMIAFVQSMTIRAAPLISSHTVNSCNYAAV